One stretch of Streptomyces sp. MMBL 11-1 DNA includes these proteins:
- a CDS encoding polysaccharide deacetylase family protein has product MKWHRTGTVVLAALLAAAVASGCAAETGGSGTGTSGGPAKPAAGQPGEAAPQAGPARALDTYAEALRKKQARRAVAAKKWGLAKTPLAAPEPPKAKPRLTTREGFEVRDDGGLPPVFTTVPTKEKIVFLTMDDGAEKDPELLRMMTELDIPYSAFISDYVTKDDYGYFRKMQKRGVVISNHTLNHRYLPGLSRAEQKREICGQQEKILKHFGKRPTLFRPPYGNYNRDTLVVAKSCGITAVPLWSSEAFPDHMEWREWDRDLHPGDIVLTHFRGEDDWKGSMPDMIRQVMKTITDKGYAVAKLEDYV; this is encoded by the coding sequence ATGAAGTGGCACAGGACGGGCACCGTCGTGCTGGCGGCCCTGCTGGCCGCCGCCGTCGCCTCCGGGTGCGCGGCGGAGACGGGCGGCAGTGGCACGGGGACTTCCGGCGGACCCGCGAAGCCCGCCGCCGGCCAGCCGGGCGAGGCCGCTCCGCAGGCCGGGCCCGCCCGCGCCCTGGACACGTACGCCGAGGCGCTCAGGAAGAAGCAGGCCCGACGAGCGGTCGCCGCGAAGAAGTGGGGGCTCGCCAAGACCCCGCTCGCGGCCCCCGAGCCGCCGAAGGCGAAGCCGCGCCTCACCACCCGCGAGGGCTTCGAGGTCCGGGACGACGGCGGGCTGCCGCCCGTCTTCACCACCGTCCCGACCAAGGAGAAGATCGTCTTCCTGACGATGGACGACGGGGCGGAGAAGGATCCCGAACTGCTGCGGATGATGACCGAACTGGACATCCCGTACAGCGCGTTCATCAGCGACTACGTCACCAAGGACGACTACGGCTACTTCAGGAAGATGCAGAAGCGCGGGGTGGTCATCAGCAACCACACGCTCAACCACCGCTATCTGCCCGGCCTCTCCCGCGCGGAGCAGAAGCGGGAGATCTGCGGCCAGCAGGAGAAGATCCTCAAGCACTTCGGGAAGCGGCCCACCCTCTTCCGCCCGCCCTACGGCAACTACAACCGCGACACGCTCGTCGTCGCCAAGTCCTGCGGGATCACCGCCGTACCCCTGTGGTCCTCCGAGGCCTTCCCCGACCACATGGAATGGCGCGAGTGGGACCGGGACCTGCACCCCGGCGACATCGTCCTCACCCATTTCCGGGGCGAGGACGACTGGAAGGGCTCGATGCCCGACATGATCCGCCAGGTCATGAAGACCATTACCGACAAGGGGTACGCGGTGGCGAAGCTGGAGGACTACGTCTGA
- a CDS encoding TetR/AcrR family transcriptional regulator, translated as MSATEKSETTKKMRNPAAGGKPGVPGRPAGRPVGRPRRLDPEVMVATARRIVEEEGVAALSMRRVAKELGSTPMALYHYVRDKDELLMLTLSGTAAAFPRPQLPEDPRERLVAVAAHMHDVVGRIPWVLDVLALGGLTDRDALWMVEEIIDCALACGLSPARSVRAYRTIWSYVYGDLVSRRAAARRAENPSRREFFPEMVTEQDAAELPRLTEVRDRWREYAADYETVEELDAIVDGLIRRGTRGPEA; from the coding sequence GTGTCGGCCACCGAGAAGAGCGAGACGACGAAGAAGATGAGAAATCCGGCGGCGGGCGGCAAACCGGGCGTTCCCGGGCGGCCTGCCGGGCGGCCCGTGGGGCGGCCCCGCCGGCTGGACCCGGAGGTGATGGTCGCCACCGCGCGCCGCATCGTCGAGGAGGAGGGCGTGGCCGCCCTGTCCATGCGCCGGGTGGCGAAGGAGCTGGGCAGCACGCCCATGGCCCTCTACCACTACGTGCGGGACAAGGACGAGCTGCTGATGCTCACCCTGTCCGGTACGGCGGCGGCCTTCCCGCGCCCGCAACTGCCCGAGGACCCGCGCGAGCGGCTGGTGGCGGTGGCCGCGCACATGCACGACGTCGTCGGCCGGATCCCCTGGGTGCTGGACGTGCTGGCGCTGGGCGGGCTGACCGACCGCGACGCGCTGTGGATGGTGGAGGAGATCATCGACTGCGCGCTCGCCTGCGGCCTCTCCCCGGCCCGCTCGGTGCGGGCGTACCGGACGATCTGGAGTTACGTCTACGGGGACCTGGTCTCCCGCAGGGCGGCGGCCCGCCGGGCGGAGAACCCGTCGCGCCGGGAGTTCTTCCCGGAGATGGTCACCGAGCAGGACGCGGCGGAGCTTCCCCGGCTCACCGAGGTCAGGGACCGCTGGCGGGAGTACGCCGCCGACTACGAGACCGTCGAGGAGCTGGACGCGATCGTGGACGGCCTGATCCGGCGCGGCACCCGGGGCCCGGAGGCCTGA
- a CDS encoding THUMP-like domain-containing protein — MDRVNATTPSAPADDPARAAFAALRTPEGEQLLAELRDHDPADELAAATRLRRTHPAELVSAALGQARLRQRAVAKFGAEDAYRMYFTPNGVEQATRTSVAAHRAARFAGLGVRSVADLCCGIGGDALALARAGISVLAVDRDPLTAEVARANAEALGLEGLIEVRCADVTEIDTAPYDAVFVDPARRGGRGRIFDPEAYSPPLSWAAAAALKAPRAALKIAPGVPHEAIGPEAEAEWISDGGEVKEAVLWYGEGFAPGAFRATLLPSGATLTAPAPLPAPPVGPVGRYLYEPDGAVIRAHLVADIVERCGGRLVDETIAYVTSDTRYSAPYVSGYEITDRLPFNMKKLKALLREREVGVLTVKKRGSAVEPEELRRRMKLSGPHAATVFLTRVAGAPTMLIGHPLG; from the coding sequence ATGGACCGGGTGAACGCAACGACCCCCTCCGCCCCGGCCGACGACCCCGCCCGCGCCGCCTTCGCCGCGCTGCGCACCCCCGAGGGCGAGCAGCTGCTGGCCGAGCTGCGCGACCACGATCCCGCCGACGAGCTGGCCGCCGCGACCCGGCTGCGCCGTACGCACCCGGCGGAGCTGGTGTCGGCGGCCCTGGGTCAGGCCCGGCTGCGGCAGCGGGCGGTGGCCAAGTTCGGGGCCGAGGACGCCTACCGGATGTACTTCACGCCCAACGGGGTCGAGCAGGCCACCCGTACGTCGGTCGCCGCCCACCGTGCCGCGCGGTTCGCCGGGCTCGGCGTGCGGAGCGTGGCCGACCTGTGCTGCGGCATCGGCGGCGACGCCCTCGCCCTGGCCCGCGCCGGGATCTCCGTCCTGGCCGTGGACCGCGACCCGCTGACCGCCGAGGTGGCCCGCGCCAACGCCGAAGCGCTCGGCCTGGAAGGGCTGATCGAGGTGCGGTGCGCCGATGTCACGGAGATCGACACCGCCCCGTACGACGCGGTGTTCGTGGACCCGGCCCGGCGCGGCGGACGCGGCCGCATCTTCGATCCGGAGGCGTACTCACCGCCGCTGTCGTGGGCGGCGGCCGCCGCGCTGAAGGCCCCGAGGGCGGCGCTGAAGATCGCCCCGGGCGTGCCGCACGAGGCGATCGGCCCGGAGGCGGAGGCCGAGTGGATCTCGGACGGCGGCGAGGTGAAGGAGGCGGTGCTCTGGTACGGGGAGGGCTTCGCACCCGGCGCGTTCCGGGCCACGCTGCTGCCCTCCGGGGCGACCCTGACCGCCCCGGCACCGCTGCCCGCCCCGCCGGTGGGCCCGGTCGGGCGCTATCTGTACGAGCCGGACGGCGCGGTGATCCGGGCGCATCTGGTCGCCGACATCGTGGAGCGGTGCGGAGGGCGGCTGGTGGACGAGACGATCGCGTACGTCACGAGCGATACGCGGTACTCCGCCCCGTACGTCTCCGGGTACGAGATCACCGACCGGCTGCCGTTCAACATGAAGAAGCTGAAGGCGCTGCTCCGGGAGCGGGAGGTCGGCGTACTGACCGTCAAGAAGCGCGGCTCGGCGGTGGAGCCGGAGGAGCTGCGTCGCCGGATGAAGCTGAGCGGTCCGCACGCGGCGACGGTGTTCCTGACCCGGGTGGCGGGGGCTCCGACGATGCTGATCGGCCATCCGCTGGGCTGA
- a CDS encoding SDR family NAD(P)-dependent oxidoreductase has product MTTALITGATAGIGAAFARRLAAQGHNLVLVARDTARLREQATELHDRHGIEAEVLSADLSTDGGIEAVEKRLAERTHPVDLLVNNAGFGNKGRFLEVSMADELTMLKVHCEAVLRLTSAAVTGMRERGRGGVVNVASVAAFVPRGTYGASKAWVVQFTQGVARDLAGSGVRLMVLCPGFVRTEFHERAGMGTDNIPGWMWLDADKLVASALTDLTRGKTVSIPDPRYKALMGLVKVAPRGLLGGVTSRTGRKYGPR; this is encoded by the coding sequence ATGACGACTGCACTGATCACGGGCGCGACGGCGGGCATCGGGGCCGCGTTCGCGCGGCGGCTCGCGGCCCAGGGGCACAACCTGGTGCTGGTGGCGCGGGACACCGCGCGGCTGCGCGAGCAGGCCACCGAACTGCACGACCGGCACGGCATCGAGGCCGAGGTGCTGAGCGCCGACCTGTCCACGGACGGCGGGATCGAGGCGGTCGAGAAGCGGCTCGCGGAGCGCACGCACCCGGTCGACCTGCTGGTCAACAACGCCGGGTTCGGCAACAAGGGGCGCTTCCTGGAGGTGTCCATGGCCGATGAGCTGACGATGCTGAAGGTGCACTGCGAGGCGGTGCTGCGGCTGACCTCGGCCGCCGTCACCGGGATGAGGGAGCGGGGCCGGGGCGGGGTCGTCAACGTGGCGTCGGTGGCGGCGTTCGTGCCGCGCGGTACGTACGGGGCGTCGAAGGCGTGGGTCGTGCAGTTCACCCAGGGCGTGGCGCGGGATCTGGCCGGGTCGGGGGTGCGGCTGATGGTGCTGTGCCCGGGGTTCGTGCGGACGGAGTTCCACGAGCGGGCCGGGATGGGCACGGACAACATCCCGGGCTGGATGTGGCTCGACGCGGACAAGCTGGTGGCGTCCGCGCTGACGGATCTGACGCGGGGGAAGACGGTGTCGATCCCGGACCCGCGCTACAAGGCGCTGATGGGTCTGGTGAAGGTCGCCCCGCGTGGCCTGCTCGGCGGGGTCACCTCACGGACGGGGCGCAAGTACGGCCCGCGGTAG
- a CDS encoding VOC family protein: MQKITPCLWYDGKAEEAAEHYVAIFGGDSRILDVTHYGESAPGETGSVLTVGFRLAGQDYIGLNGGPQFPFTEAISLSVDCADQAEVDRFWDALSEGGEEGQCGWLKDKYGVSWQIVPNELPRLLADPDPAKADRTMKAMLGMGKLDIQALRDA, encoded by the coding sequence ATGCAGAAGATCACCCCCTGTCTCTGGTACGACGGCAAGGCCGAGGAGGCGGCCGAACACTACGTCGCGATCTTCGGCGGTGACTCCCGCATCCTGGACGTCACCCACTACGGCGAGTCCGCCCCGGGCGAGACGGGCTCCGTGCTCACCGTCGGATTCCGGCTCGCGGGCCAGGACTACATCGGTCTCAACGGAGGCCCGCAGTTCCCCTTCACCGAGGCGATCTCGCTCTCCGTGGACTGCGCCGACCAGGCCGAGGTGGACCGGTTCTGGGACGCGCTCTCCGAGGGCGGCGAGGAAGGCCAGTGCGGCTGGCTCAAGGACAAGTACGGGGTCTCCTGGCAGATCGTGCCGAACGAGCTGCCGCGCCTGCTGGCCGACCCGGACCCGGCGAAGGCGGATCGGACCATGAAGGCGATGCTCGGCATGGGCAAGCTGGACATCCAGGCACTGCGCGACGCCTGA
- a CDS encoding MFS transporter, giving the protein MGGAGESGTARGPEGGAAGVPGAGERPARWLLVVALTVQFLVSLDVSVVNVALPDIRSDLGFGGEGLLWVVNAYALAFGGLLMLGGRLADLAGPRRVLTAGLVLFGLAGLAGGLAWSPGSLVAARAVQGVGAAALAPVAFALITLAFPAGPARSRALGLWGMAGAAGGAVGVLAGGVLTDATGWRSVMLVNVPIVAFALAAAARTGPVGGGRRAGARPDVAGALLVTAGTTLLVLGLVRTSEHGWSSATTLASLGAAVILLAAFVAVELRTASPLLRPGLLRGRPVLTANLFCLLLASAQFGAFYFVSLYMQLILGFGPTAAGFAFLPFCVGVVAGSVLATRAVAALGIRRLMAVGATLAALGMAWFAANATVDGGFLVSILGPSLLCSFGIGLCFVPLGTAATTDVAPGETGMASGLLNSSRQVGGSLGLAVLVTVAARVTGGSTGPTGLSSGYAAAFWAAAGLLAAAALAAYVLLPAERRALGGPPGADRGVGRGVGRGRGVGREGDAASR; this is encoded by the coding sequence ATGGGCGGCGCGGGAGAGAGCGGAACGGCGAGAGGCCCCGAGGGCGGGGCGGCGGGTGTGCCGGGCGCGGGGGAGCGGCCCGCGCGGTGGCTGCTGGTGGTGGCGCTCACGGTGCAGTTCCTGGTGTCGCTGGACGTGTCCGTGGTGAACGTCGCGCTGCCCGACATCCGCAGCGACCTCGGCTTCGGCGGGGAGGGGCTGCTGTGGGTCGTGAACGCGTACGCCCTCGCCTTCGGCGGTCTCCTCATGCTCGGCGGCCGGCTCGCCGATCTGGCCGGTCCGCGCCGCGTCCTGACGGCGGGCCTGGTGCTCTTCGGCCTGGCCGGCCTGGCCGGCGGGCTTGCCTGGTCGCCCGGGTCGCTGGTGGCGGCGCGGGCCGTGCAGGGCGTCGGTGCGGCGGCCCTCGCCCCGGTGGCGTTCGCCCTGATCACCCTCGCCTTCCCGGCCGGGCCCGCCCGTTCCCGGGCGCTCGGGCTGTGGGGCATGGCGGGCGCGGCGGGCGGCGCGGTCGGGGTGCTGGCGGGCGGAGTGCTCACCGACGCGACGGGGTGGCGGTCCGTGATGCTGGTCAACGTGCCGATCGTCGCCTTCGCGCTGGCCGCCGCCGCGCGCACCGGGCCCGTCGGCGGCGGGCGCCGGGCCGGGGCGCGGCCGGACGTGGCCGGGGCGCTGCTGGTCACGGCCGGGACGACGCTGCTGGTCCTCGGCCTGGTGCGGACCTCGGAACACGGCTGGTCCTCGGCGACCACGCTTGCCTCCCTCGGCGCCGCGGTGATCCTGCTGGCCGCCTTCGTCGCCGTCGAACTGCGGACCGCCTCCCCGCTGCTCCGGCCCGGCCTGCTGAGGGGGCGGCCGGTGCTGACCGCGAACCTGTTCTGCCTGCTGCTGGCCTCGGCCCAGTTCGGCGCGTTCTACTTCGTCTCGCTCTACATGCAGCTGATCCTCGGGTTCGGGCCGACGGCCGCCGGGTTCGCGTTCCTGCCGTTCTGCGTGGGCGTCGTCGCCGGCTCGGTCCTCGCCACCCGGGCGGTCGCCGCGCTCGGCATCCGGCGGCTGATGGCGGTGGGCGCGACGCTGGCGGCGCTCGGCATGGCCTGGTTCGCGGCGAACGCCACGGTCGACGGCGGCTTCCTCGTCTCCATCCTCGGCCCGTCGCTGCTCTGCTCCTTCGGCATCGGGCTCTGTTTCGTCCCGCTCGGCACGGCCGCGACGACCGACGTGGCCCCGGGCGAGACCGGCATGGCCTCGGGGCTGCTCAACAGCTCGCGCCAGGTCGGCGGCTCGCTCGGCCTCGCGGTCCTGGTGACCGTCGCCGCCCGGGTCACCGGCGGCTCCACCGGCCCCACCGGGCTGTCCTCGGGGTACGCGGCCGCGTTCTGGGCCGCGGCGGGACTCCTGGCGGCGGCCGCGCTGGCGGCGTACGTCCTGTTGCCGGCGGAGCGGAGGGCCCTCGGCGGGCCGCCGGGCGCGGACCGGGGCGTCGGGCGGGGCGTCGGGCGGGGCCGGGGCGTCGGGCGGGAGGGAGACGCGGCCTCCCGCTGA
- the groES gene encoding co-chaperone GroES: MSTTSSKVAIKPLEDRIVVQPLDAEQTTASGLVIPDTAKEKPQEGVVLAVGPGRFENGERLPLDVKTGDVVLYSKYGGTEVKYNGEEYLVLSARDVLAIVEK, from the coding sequence GTGTCGACCACCAGCTCCAAGGTTGCGATCAAGCCGCTTGAGGACCGCATTGTGGTCCAGCCGCTCGACGCCGAGCAGACCACGGCTTCCGGCCTGGTCATTCCGGACACCGCGAAGGAGAAGCCCCAGGAGGGCGTCGTCCTCGCCGTGGGCCCGGGCCGCTTCGAGAACGGCGAGCGGCTTCCGCTCGACGTCAAGACCGGCGACGTCGTCCTGTACAGCAAGTACGGCGGCACCGAGGTGAAGTACAACGGCGAGGAGTACCTCGTCCTCTCGGCCCGCGACGTTCTCGCGATCGTCGAGAAGTAA
- the groL gene encoding chaperonin GroEL (60 kDa chaperone family; promotes refolding of misfolded polypeptides especially under stressful conditions; forms two stacked rings of heptamers to form a barrel-shaped 14mer; ends can be capped by GroES; misfolded proteins enter the barrel where they are refolded when GroES binds), giving the protein MAKILKFDEDARRALERGVNKLADTVKVTIGPKGRNVVIDKKFGAPTITNDGVTIAREVELDDPYENLGAQLVKEVATKTNDVAGDGTTTATVLAQALVREGLRNVAAGASPAALKKGIDAAVKAVSEELLATARPIDDKADIAAVAALSAQDPQVGELIADAMDKVGKDGVITVEESNTFGLDLEFTEGMAFDKGYLSPYMVSDQERMEAVLDDPYILIHQGKIGSIQELLPLLEKVIQAGASKPLLIIAEDVEGEALSTLVVNKIRGTFNAVAVKAPGFGDRRKAMLGDIATLTGATVIAEEVGLKLDGAGLDVLGTARRVTVSKDDTTIVDGGGNSEDVKGRVNQIKAEIESTDSDWDREKLQERLAKLAGGVCVIRVGAATEVELKEKKHRLEDAISATRAAVEEGIVSGGGSSLVHAVKVLEGNLGKTGDEATGVAVVRRAAVEPLRWIAENAGLEGYVITSKVSELDKGQGFNAATGEYGDLVKAGVIDPVKVTRSALENAASIASLLLTTETLVVEKPAEEEADAGHGGHGHSH; this is encoded by the coding sequence ATGGCGAAGATTCTGAAGTTCGACGAGGACGCCCGTCGCGCCCTTGAGCGCGGCGTCAACAAGCTTGCCGACACGGTCAAGGTGACGATCGGCCCCAAGGGCCGCAACGTCGTCATCGACAAGAAGTTCGGCGCTCCGACCATCACCAACGACGGTGTCACCATCGCGCGTGAGGTCGAGCTCGACGACCCGTACGAGAACCTCGGCGCGCAGCTCGTCAAGGAGGTGGCGACCAAGACCAACGACGTAGCGGGTGACGGCACCACCACCGCGACCGTCCTGGCCCAGGCGCTCGTCCGCGAGGGCCTGCGCAACGTCGCCGCCGGCGCCTCCCCGGCCGCCCTGAAGAAGGGCATCGACGCCGCGGTCAAGGCCGTGTCCGAGGAGCTCCTCGCGACCGCCCGCCCGATCGACGACAAGGCCGACATCGCCGCCGTGGCCGCGCTCTCCGCGCAGGACCCGCAGGTCGGCGAGCTCATCGCGGACGCGATGGACAAGGTCGGCAAGGACGGTGTCATCACCGTCGAGGAGTCCAACACCTTCGGCCTGGACCTGGAGTTCACCGAGGGCATGGCCTTCGACAAGGGCTACCTGTCCCCGTACATGGTGTCCGACCAGGAGCGTATGGAGGCCGTCCTCGACGACCCGTACATCCTGATCCACCAGGGCAAGATCGGCTCCATCCAGGAGCTGCTCCCGCTCCTGGAGAAGGTCATCCAGGCCGGCGCCTCCAAGCCGCTCCTGATCATCGCCGAGGACGTCGAGGGCGAGGCGCTCTCCACCCTCGTCGTCAACAAGATCCGCGGCACCTTCAACGCCGTCGCGGTGAAGGCCCCGGGCTTCGGCGACCGCCGCAAGGCCATGCTCGGTGACATCGCCACCCTCACCGGTGCGACCGTCATCGCCGAGGAGGTCGGCCTCAAGCTCGACGGCGCCGGTCTCGACGTGCTGGGCACCGCCCGCCGCGTCACCGTCTCCAAGGACGACACGACCATCGTCGACGGCGGGGGCAACTCCGAGGACGTCAAGGGCCGCGTCAACCAGATCAAGGCCGAGATCGAGTCCACGGACTCCGACTGGGACCGCGAGAAGCTCCAGGAGCGCCTCGCGAAGCTGGCCGGCGGCGTGTGCGTCATCCGTGTCGGCGCCGCCACCGAGGTGGAGCTCAAGGAGAAGAAGCACCGCCTCGAGGACGCCATCTCCGCCACCCGCGCCGCGGTCGAGGAGGGCATCGTCTCCGGCGGTGGCTCCTCCCTCGTCCACGCGGTGAAGGTCCTGGAGGGCAACCTCGGCAAGACCGGCGACGAGGCCACCGGTGTCGCGGTCGTCCGCCGCGCCGCCGTCGAGCCGCTGCGCTGGATCGCCGAGAACGCCGGCCTGGAGGGTTACGTCATCACCTCCAAGGTCTCCGAGCTCGACAAGGGCCAGGGCTTCAACGCCGCCACCGGCGAGTACGGCGACCTGGTCAAGGCCGGCGTCATCGACCCGGTCAAGGTCACCCGCTCCGCCCTGGAGAACGCCGCGTCCATCGCGTCGCTGCTGCTCACGACCGAGACCCTGGTCGTCGAGAAGCCGGCCGAGGAAGAGGCCGACGCCGGGCACGGCGGCCACGGCCACTCCCACTAG
- a CDS encoding outer membrane protein assembly factor BamB family protein codes for MPDPQQPWYTPGPPQQPVPGNPYASEGADPGGGPPPGPGYGQGYGPPPGPDLGAPAEPPPGRRRFGPGPVIAAVVALVLVVVAGGVYGLTDWGRDDPAKPVAEKSPGPSGSASPSRTPAAGAPKPGRIPTTAEVSAARKPGESSAWIADDQADIPKQINKVHDLWIVGDTAVQALYRKVTAYRLSDGAEVWNIDLPSSVCETPANPTPDGKVVVFRHERPDNERGNLCNQMQMIDLKTGKQGWHKKLDEPGDEDSTFIVYSAISGDVLSVARGQRAVTYRMDDGSKLHEIPSEKKGACFPTGVAGGAARLLVSSDCMVSMDRSKNYGQLREFDPRTGKVLWRHRTKTGWSFGALISMDPVVFTTYNNEDTASDWRITVLDPGGKHRVTFDARDKGFEHCAGNGGGDDIQPCRGASVDKGLIMLGGTAQVGAYDVRTGKFLWGIKSDDRRHLYALRAEDGTSMRIYEAAGPSTPGRTFLMGPRGAGTETEVVKHPAATAAWEYEMFMGHTAYVDGRLVLTSTTVSGDENHKPVREARMLSFAAAP; via the coding sequence ATGCCCGACCCGCAGCAGCCCTGGTACACCCCGGGCCCGCCGCAGCAGCCCGTGCCGGGCAACCCGTACGCCTCGGAGGGCGCCGATCCCGGGGGCGGGCCGCCGCCCGGGCCGGGCTACGGGCAGGGCTACGGGCCACCGCCCGGGCCGGACCTCGGGGCGCCGGCCGAGCCGCCGCCGGGCCGTCGCCGCTTCGGCCCGGGGCCGGTCATCGCCGCGGTCGTGGCGCTGGTGCTCGTGGTCGTGGCGGGCGGGGTGTACGGCCTCACCGACTGGGGACGGGATGATCCCGCGAAGCCCGTGGCGGAGAAGTCGCCCGGCCCTTCCGGTTCGGCGTCCCCGTCCCGTACGCCTGCGGCGGGCGCCCCGAAGCCGGGCCGCATTCCGACGACGGCGGAGGTGTCGGCCGCGCGGAAGCCGGGCGAGTCGTCGGCGTGGATCGCCGACGACCAGGCCGACATCCCCAAGCAGATCAACAAGGTCCACGACCTGTGGATCGTCGGCGACACCGCCGTCCAGGCGCTGTACCGGAAGGTCACGGCCTACCGGCTCTCGGACGGCGCCGAGGTCTGGAACATCGACCTGCCCTCCTCCGTGTGCGAGACACCGGCCAACCCGACGCCCGACGGCAAGGTCGTGGTCTTCCGGCACGAGAGGCCGGACAACGAGCGGGGCAATCTCTGCAACCAGATGCAGATGATCGATCTGAAGACGGGGAAGCAGGGGTGGCACAAGAAGCTCGACGAGCCCGGTGACGAGGACAGTACGTTCATCGTCTACAGCGCCATCAGCGGCGATGTCCTCTCCGTGGCCCGGGGCCAGCGGGCCGTCACCTACCGGATGGACGACGGGAGCAAGCTCCACGAGATCCCCTCGGAGAAGAAGGGGGCGTGCTTCCCCACCGGTGTGGCGGGCGGCGCCGCCCGGCTGCTGGTGAGCTCCGACTGCATGGTCTCCATGGACCGGAGCAAGAACTACGGCCAGTTGCGCGAGTTCGATCCCCGGACCGGCAAGGTCCTGTGGCGCCACCGGACGAAGACCGGCTGGAGCTTCGGCGCCCTGATCTCCATGGACCCGGTCGTCTTCACCACCTACAACAACGAGGACACCGCGAGCGACTGGCGGATCACGGTCCTGGATCCGGGAGGCAAGCACCGCGTGACCTTCGACGCCCGGGACAAGGGGTTCGAGCACTGTGCCGGAAACGGAGGCGGCGATGACATCCAGCCCTGCCGGGGCGCCTCGGTCGACAAGGGCCTCATCATGCTGGGCGGCACCGCACAGGTCGGCGCGTACGACGTGAGGACCGGGAAGTTCCTGTGGGGCATCAAGTCCGACGATCGTCGCCACCTGTACGCGCTGCGCGCCGAGGACGGCACGTCGATGCGCATCTACGAGGCCGCCGGTCCGAGCACCCCCGGCCGGACCTTCCTCATGGGTCCGCGCGGCGCCGGCACGGAGACGGAGGTCGTGAAGCACCCGGCGGCGACCGCCGCGTGGGAGTACGAGATGTTCATGGGGCACACGGCCTACGTCGACGGACGGCTCGTCCTGACGTCGACGACCGTGAGCGGCGACGAGAACCACAAGCCCGTGCGCGAGGCCCGCATGCTGTCCTTCGCCGCCGCGCCCTGA
- the tsaD gene encoding tRNA (adenosine(37)-N6)-threonylcarbamoyltransferase complex transferase subunit TsaD: MAADEPLVLGIETSCDETGVGIVRGTTLLADAVASSVDTHARFGGVVPEIASRAHLEAMVPTIERALKEAGVSARDLDGIAVTSGPGLAGALLVGVSAAKAYAYALGKPLYGVNHLASHICVDQLEHGPLPEPTMALLVSGGHSSLLLAPDITSDVRPLGATIDDAAGEAFDKIARVLNLGFPGGPVIDRLAKEGDPTSIAFPRGLTGPRDAPYDFSFSGLKTSVARWIEAKRAAGEEVPVRDVAASFQEAVVDVLTRKAVRACKDEGVDHLMIGGGVAANSRLRALAEERCERAGVRLRVPRPGLCTDNGAMVAALGAEMVARNRRPSDLELSADSSLPVTEPHVPGAGPGHGHSHDHDHVHEISKDNLYS; the protein is encoded by the coding sequence ATGGCTGCCGACGAACCCCTCGTACTCGGCATCGAGACCTCCTGCGACGAGACCGGCGTGGGCATCGTGCGCGGCACGACCCTGCTGGCCGACGCCGTCGCCTCCAGCGTCGACACCCACGCCCGCTTCGGCGGCGTCGTCCCGGAGATCGCCTCCCGGGCCCACCTGGAGGCGATGGTGCCCACCATCGAGCGCGCCCTGAAGGAGGCGGGCGTCAGCGCCCGCGACCTCGACGGCATCGCCGTCACCTCGGGTCCCGGGCTCGCCGGAGCCCTGCTCGTCGGCGTCTCGGCCGCGAAGGCGTACGCGTACGCGCTCGGCAAGCCGCTGTACGGGGTCAACCACCTCGCCTCGCACATCTGCGTCGACCAGCTGGAGCACGGGCCGCTGCCCGAGCCGACGATGGCCCTCCTGGTCAGCGGTGGCCACTCCTCGCTGCTCCTGGCCCCCGACATCACCAGCGACGTCCGCCCGCTCGGCGCGACGATCGACGACGCGGCGGGCGAGGCGTTCGACAAGATCGCCCGCGTGCTGAACCTCGGCTTCCCCGGCGGTCCGGTCATCGACCGGCTCGCGAAGGAGGGCGACCCGACGTCGATCGCGTTCCCGCGCGGTCTGACCGGCCCGCGCGACGCCCCGTACGACTTCTCCTTCTCCGGCCTGAAGACGTCGGTGGCCCGCTGGATCGAGGCGAAGCGCGCGGCGGGCGAGGAGGTGCCGGTACGGGATGTGGCGGCGTCCTTCCAGGAGGCCGTGGTGGACGTGCTCACCCGCAAGGCGGTCCGGGCCTGCAAGGACGAGGGCGTCGACCACCTGATGATCGGCGGCGGCGTCGCGGCCAACTCCCGGCTGCGCGCCCTGGCCGAGGAACGGTGCGAGCGGGCCGGCGTCCGGCTGCGGGTGCCGCGCCCCGGGCTCTGCACCGACAACGGCGCGATGGTCGCGGCGCTCGGCGCGGAGATGGTCGCCCGCAACCGCCGCCCCTCCGACCTGGAACTCTCCGCGGACTCCTCGCTGCCGGTGACCGAGCCGCATGTGCCGGGCGCCGGCCCCGGGCACGGCCACTCCCACGATCACGACCATGTGCACGAGATCAGCAAGGACAACCTGTACTCATGA